From the genome of Oscillospiraceae bacterium:
AGACACATGGGCCGCCTGCCACGACCAGATTCTTTAAACCCGTGCGCTCTCGCGAAAGCAGTGGCACCCCTGCAAGCTCCAGCATGTTCAGTACATTGGTATAACATAATTCATACTGTAAAGTAAAGCCGATGATGTCGAAATCTCCTACAGAGTCGCCGCTTTCCAGCGCATAAAGAGGCAGACCGGCATTTCGCAGTTCAGCCTCCATATCCAGCCATGGTGCAAAGACACGCTCGCACCAAAGATAATCTCGCGTATTCAGCTGACTGTATAGAATTTTCATGCCAAGGTGTGACATACCGACTTCGTAAGTATCCGGAAAACAGAACGCAAACCGGACTTCAATATCCTTTTTATCTTTTACAATACTGTTCAGTTCGCCGCCGACATAGCGGCCGGGTTTTTGCACACGGCTGAGCAGCGCTTCGGTTTCTTGATTGATCATGCAATCCTCCTGGGGCAGTTTTTGTTCACTGCGGTGCATTTATTATACCCCAGTTGTCGGGTTCCTTCAACCCTGCCCAAAGCGCTGCGGCTTCATCAGCAGCAAAAACAAAAGATAAAGTGCTGCCAGCAGCAAGGTTACATTCCAGCGCGAACGGAACAGCACAAAAAAGCCAGCGGCAGCAACCGGCACCAGCACAAAAAAGGAACAGATATGTACCGCCCTTTGCGCTTTTTCTCGCTGAAAGCGGCAACTGAGCAGGCTTAACAGCACCTGGCCGCCATCCAGCGGCTCAACCGGCAATAAATTGAAAACCGCTAAAACAGCATTTGCCAACGCAAAGAAGCGGCCGTTTGTGCTGAGTGGAAACCAAATTTGCCAAAGCAGCAGATTCAAAAGCGGACCTGCCGCAGAAACCACAGCGTCCGCAGCATAAGAAGCCGTAGCTGCATTGGCACAGATTTCAGCGCC
Proteins encoded in this window:
- a CDS encoding site-2 protease family protein, which gives rise to MKFKCRHCHIEMTVPFFALVTFLLLADRSGAAFWGLCAAASHEAGHLLAMIFCGRPPQKIRLTAFGAEICANAATASYAADAVVSAAGPLLNLLLWQIWFPLSTNGRFFALANAVLAVFNLLPVEPLDGGQVLLSLLSCRFQREKAQRAVHICSFFVLVPVAAAGFFVLFRSRWNVTLLLAALYLLFLLLMKPQRFGQG